The Candidatus Nitronereus thalassa genome includes the window ATAAGGAGAACACATACCATGAGTACTTACACTACAGTGAACCTTGAAAGCAGACTCGAAGAATTATTTTCGTACATTCGTGAAGGCCGCATACTCGATGCCATGAATGACTTTTATACAGATGATGTGGTGATGCAGGAAAACACCCAAACACCAACGGTTGGACGTGCGGCCAATCTTGAACGCGAAAAACAATTTCTGAGCACGGTCAAGGAATGGAAAGGCTTCGACGTGACAGCCAAAGCCATCGGCGACAATGTCACCTTTTATGAAACCGTCATGGATTGGGTAGCGACTGATGGAACGCCGGTTCATGTGGAGCAAGTGGTGGTTGCCAA containing:
- a CDS encoding SnoaL-like domain-containing protein translates to MSTYTTVNLESRLEELFSYIREGRILDAMNDFYTDDVVMQENTQTPTVGRAANLEREKQFLSTVKEWKGFDVTAKAIGDNVTFYETVMDWVATDGTPVHVEQVVVAKWKDGRIVHERFYHN